CGGATGGGACTGGATAGAGGAAGCGGTCCAGGGTCTACCTTCCCGTCATGCGGCATACTCAGACTGAAACGGTATAAGGTCAACATACTTTTGTCGTCGGCAACTATCAATTTACGTAAAGGACCTGTTTGCGGAGAAGGGATGTGCCGACGATACCGTTTGACGCGCTTTACAAAAGGAAACTGGGCTCCAACATAGCCACTTCGCCGAGCATAAAAAGATTTCGCGATGACTACACCTTGAAGCGGTAATAGCCAGTTTCTAGATGCTACCTCACCATCTGTTAATCCTAGTGAACACGGGAGTCCATAGGATTCTCGTACATCTGGGGTTGCATCACGGCGAACTGGTACTAGACTTTCAGCGCGCCGATCTTTTCGTATTCGCCTTTGACTATGGGGCGGGCTTCGACTTCTAGCCAGTCTTCGAGGATCTCGGTGTAGACGCTGCGGAAGTCGAGGTTGAAGGCCAGGTCGCCCTCCACGAGGGTCTCGGGGGCGAGCGACGGGTACTCGGAGTAGTTACCGCCGTTGACGCCGTCGCCGATCATGAAGGCGACGCCGCCTGAGCCGTGGTCGGTGCCGTTGCCGTTGTCCTTGACGCGGCGTCCGAACTCGGAGAAGACCAAGATCAGCACGTCCTCGCTGGCGTCGTGCTGCTTGAGGTCGGTGTAGAGGTCGTAGATGCCGCCTGCGACGTGGTCCCAGAGCGTGTTGAGCAGCGCGACCTCGTTGGTGTGGGTGTCGAAGCTGCCGTGCTGGGTGTAGCAGATGCGTGTGCCGATGTCGGCGGTCAGCACCTGTGCGGCGTCACGGGCACGTGCGGCGAACCCGTTGGAGGCGTACTCGACGTTGGACTCGTACTTCTCGGGCACGGAGCTGAGTATGTCGGAGCCGCGCAGCGCGTCGAGTCCGGTCTGGCTCAGGAAGTCCATGACGGGACCGCTGCCGATGGCGTGGGTGTACATGTGGCGGAAGGCGTCGAGCGCCTCTTCGCGCTGATCGTTGGCGTCCATGTGACTGAGAAGGCCATACGTGGAGAGGTCCGAGACCGAGGCGACGGGCGCGTTCTTGGCGACGAGCGCCCTGGGGAGGGCTGCGCCGAAATTGACTGCGGCCACTACGTTGTCGCCCTCAGGGTGCATGTCGCGGACCGCCTGTCCGAGCCAGCCTTCGTCGCCGACCTTGGTCGGCTCAGCAGTGTGCCAGATGTCCATCGAGCGGAAGTGGGAGCGGCTCGGCACCGGATAGCCCACACCGTGGATGATGGCGACCTTGCCGTCGTCGTACAGGTCCTTGATCGGGCCCATGGACGGGTTGAAGCCGTACTGGTCGTCCAGAGGAATGACGTCTTCCTGCTGAATGCGGACGTTGGGCCGGTTGTCCACGTACTCTGGGTTGGTGTACGGGACAATGCAGTTGAGATAGTCATTGCCGCCCGAGAGCTGGACTACGACGAGCTTTCGGTTCTTTCCTGCACCCATTTCTATTTGCTCCTTGTGTTCTCCACGCTGTCTTGTGCACGACCTTGGGGCGTACCTGTTCTATCTGCTCTGAGGATTAAGCTTTTTCGTAGACCTGGAAGCGGTGGCGGCCCGTCTCGAGTATGTACACGCGCTCCTGGTCGTCGAGTGCAACGCGGATCGGGTCCCAGAAGTAGGGCTCGATCCTTGCCGAGGTCTCGCCGGGGTCGTCAGTGTCAGATTCGAAGATCGGGACGAACTTTGATCTTGCCTCGAGTTCATCGGCGTTGGCTTCGAGGTACTCGACGGCCCACGCACCGAGAATGGCGTTGCCGCGGATCTTCTGAATGAAGCCGCCCTCGGGGTCGAGCACCTGGACACGCTGGTTCATCCAGTCGGCCACGTACATGTTGCCCTCGGAGTCGACTGCGAGTCCTGATGGGCGGTTGAACTGGCCATCGCCGTCGCCGGAGGTTCCGAACTTGGCGACGAACTCGCCGTCCGGCGTGAACTTCTGGATGCGGTCGTTGCGCCAGTCGGCTACATAGATGTGGCCGTCCGGGGCCTGAGTGATTCCCCATGGGAGATTGAACTGGCCGTCGCCATCACCGTGGCTGCCCCACTTGTCGAGGAACTGGCCGTCCTTTGTGAGCTTCTGGATGCGGTGGTTGCGGTGATCGACCAGCAGCATGTTGTCGTCCTGGTCGAAGAGCAGACCGGAGACGCCGTCGAACTCGCCGTCGGCAGTCCCCTTGGTGCCCCAGGTAGTCTGGACGTTGCCCTCGCGGTCGTAGACGGTAATTCGCTGCAGGAAGTCGTCTCCGAGGTAGAGATTTTCGTCTCTGTCCATCGCGAGCGCCGACGGCCAAATCATCTGGCCTGGCGCGCTGCCGTAGCCGCCGATCTGTCCGAAGAACTCGTGGTCGATGGTCGCCATCTGGATGCCGACGATGTCGAGGGCCGTCGTGTTGCTACGGCTGGCCACGAAGATGCGTCCGTCGGAGCGTATGACGAAGTCGGTCGGAAGGTGGAAGCCGCGTCCGCCCTGGTCGGCTACGAAGCCGACGGTGGTGACGGGCTTTAGCTGGAATTTCGTTTGTGTGGTCATGGGGTATTCACCCTCACCCCAGCCCTCTCCCATCAAGGGAGAGGGGGCTTGTAGATAGCATATTCGGCTAGGCCGTCTGGTACTCCTGTGTCGTCACGATTAGCTGGACCAGTGTGACGATGTGGCGGTCGGTGTCGGGGTTCGGGAACGACATGTCGCCCCACTTGGAGGCGTAGTCGATCAGGCCGGCCCTGGTAGTCTCGACCACGGGAAGCGGGCCGAGGATGTCGAGGCAGGCGTCTACGACCTGCTCTGGCGACATCGGCTGACCTCCGGAGCGCTCGGCAATCCGGTCGATCATGGCGCGGATGCCGGGCTTGTCGGGGTCGTTCAGCACGCGGCTGGCGAAGTTGACCCGCTGCACGTCACTCGCTGCCTCCCTGCCATCCCTCCACACTGGGGGGATTAAGCAGGCCCTGGCCCATCGCCGCGCACGCTCCGGCGGCGGCGTAGGTATCAGTCGACGGCAGGTCGATCGGGCCTGCGAGTCGCAGGGTGCCTACGACCATTTCGGCGGGGCTCTTGATCCGCGCGAACCTGGAGGCCTCGGACTTGAAGAAGTCAGAGTTGAACATGGCCCTCAGCATCGCGGAGATGTCGTACCCGGAGTCGAAGTAGGCCTGCGACATGATCTCGATGGCCTCTGGATCGATCGGGTCGAAGTGCGGCCACTGCGGCACGGGAAGCTCGTCAGCCACGAAGAAGTGGTACAGGTGACGGGCGATGAATCGCGCTGTTGCGGGCTGCTTGCAGATGATGTCCACGACGTCTTCGCCGTTGAAGTCGCCGGTCTCGCCGAGGAAGGTCTTGTCCTCGTGGTCGTGGTCTTCGTCGTCATACTCGAACTGCCAGGCGATGTAGCCGTACGGCCTGGCCGTGTTGTTCCTCATCTTGATCGACATATAGTCGGGGTTGACGACTCGCCAACCGGTGAATGCTCGTGAGCACTCCTTGATGTCTTCTTCAGTGTAGTTGCCGACGCCCATCGAGAAGAGTTCGAGAATCTCGCGGCCATAGTTCTCGTTGATCGAGTCCATGTGGTTGTCCTGGTTGTCCAGCCACATGAGCATTGCGGGGTCGCGAGATAGCTGGACGAGCAGATCACGGAAGCTGCCCATGCCGTACTCGCGGAACATGTCGACCTGGTTGGTAACCATCCGAGCCTGGATGAGCTTCGTGGCAGCCGTGGCGAAGATGCGGTGCCAGAACAGGCACATCTTCTCGTTCAGCACAGCGTCTGTATTTACCATCCTGAACACCCAGTGTGCACCGGCTGCCTGGCCGTTGCGCAGGTCGGACTGCTCGACGTGGTAGCGGCGGATGAGGTCGTGAGGGATGTCCACGGACGCCTTCTTGGCGAGAAGCTCCTCGACGGCGTCCTCGTAGCTCATGCTCATGTAGTGGTCCAACTCATCCGGCGTTGCGCCGAATCCCGCGCGCCTGAGCAGATGTGCCGTCAGGGCGACGTCTTGCTTCTCGTGAACGGTGGTCATTTTGGGCCTCTCCTTGGCGTATTGGAGTTCGGGTTGGAGTATATCAAACGACGGCAGCCCCCGTGTCTAGACACGGGGTAGGCTTTTAGCTTCAGCAAGCTCCCTCTGAAGGGCGTCGTAGCGCTCGCGGTCGACGGGAATACTCACGGGCTGTCCGGTGCATCCGGACAGGGTGATTGCGGCGACCAGCTCCTGCGAGTTGCGGCCGTCTTCTCCGGTTATCTTCGGGTCGCGGTCCTCGAGGATGGCTGCTGCGAAATCGCCGATTGCGGGAACGTGTGTGTTCGGCACCGGGTCGAGCTCGTAGGTCTCTGTCTGGTGTCCGGGAGCGTCGTAGGTGGGCGACATGTCGTTGTCTATGAACTCCTGGACCGGGGTGTCGAGACGGTGGAGGGTGATCTTCCAGTCGTCCATGACAATCGCGCCGGACTCTCCCCATAGCTCAAGACGCTGGTGGTTTGGAGCCTGCGTGGTGTTGCAGTGCATGCTGCCCTGGCCACCACCGTCGTAGGAGAGAATGGCTGTGGCGAAGTCCTCTACCTCGGCCGTGTGTCGAAGTGTCGAGATCATCCCGAACACGTTGCTGGGCATCCCGCCGAGCCACTGCATCATGTCTATCGCGTGGATGCCCTGGTTGATCAACGTACCACCGCCCTCGTCGGCCCACGTTCCTCGCCACGCGAGGCGGTCGTAGTAGTCCTGGGTGCGAAGCATCGCTGAGGTCATGACGACGCGGTAGATATCGCCGATAGCTCCCCCGTCGATCAGCTCGCGCATCTTGAGCGCCTCTGACCGGAATCGGTTGTTGTAGAGCACGCCGAGCTTGACTCCGGCCTCTCTGCACGCGCTTACCATGTCGTCCGCCTCGGACGGCGTCACGCTCATCGGCTTCTCGACGAGTATGTGCTTGCCGGCAGCGGCTGACTTCAGCGTGATGTCGCGGTGCGACGGGTGCGGAGTGGCAATGACGACGGCGTCGACTTCAGGATGGGCGAGCGTGTCTTCGAGGGTGGGGAAGTGCGCTACGCCTAGCTCGTCGGCCTGCTGGCAGAGGGGTGCCTGCGTTCGCGCCGTGATGCCGACGAGTCGGCAGTTGTCGAGCTGGTTGATTGCTGCGATGTGGACGCGACCGATCACTCCGGTCGATCCGATGACTGCGAGTCCGATGTTGCTCATGATTAGCTTGCTACCGAAAGGGGATTTGAACAGAATTCAGGATAGCACAGAGGCCATATCCGGCGACTAGCGGAAGCGTATACTGGTCGGTGCCTGAAGCTGCTCCAGGCTCTCGCTGCAGTTCGAGTCACAAGGAGACGTCGTCATGGAGACGATCAGAAAGCCCCTCTCCGTAGTCCTCGGCCTCATGGCCATCGTCGTGCTGTTCCACTTCGTGTTCAACCCGTTCTATGAAGACGCGGTGGACGCTATATCGGTGTGGCACGTGCTGAACTGGGTCATGGCTGTCGGAATACTGATCACGCTGGCGCTGACCTACGTGCGTCGGGGGAGACTGGGAGCGGATAGCGCCACCACGACGTACATCTGCGTCAACGTGGCGTTCTACGTCGCCGTGGTGCTGGCGATCCTGTTCTTCTGGAACTGGTTCGACGACCTGACAGCTGGCGAGGACGGACAGAGCCCGACTCGCGGGTACTACTGGGTGATCATCAACGTGACGTTCGTAGTGCTATTGGGCACGGTGAGTGCGCGGCTGTGGAAGAATGACCCACGTGCCTGAACTACGTCTGAACACTTCCTGGTTTGTCGTGCTTGGCAGAGCCAGGCTATGAGCATGTGAATTGATCGAGATACACGACCTGCGAAAGGTCTTTACCCAAAACGTTGGTAAGACCAGTATCTGGCGCAAGATGATTGGTCGACCAGAGACGACCGACCTTGTTGCTATCGATGGCCTGAGCCTGGACATTCGCGAGGGAGAGTTTTTTAGCCTGCTGGGTCCCAACGGAGCTGGGAAGACATCCACCGTCAAGATCCTGTGCACACTTCTGCTGCCAGACGGCGGTTCCTGCAGAGTTGGGGGGATGGACGTTGTGCGGAACGCCAGGGAGGTCAGGAGGCTGATCGGAGTGTCGATCCGGGGCGAGCGCAGCGTGTACTGGAGACTGACGGGTCGCCAGATGTACGGGATTCGAGGGAGCGCCGCCCGAACTCGTGTCGAAGAAGTCTCGCGGGTAGTTGGGCTCGCAGACCGCATCGACGACTACGTCGAGCGATACTCAATGGGAATGAAGCAGCGTCTGGCCATCGGGGCGTCACTGGTGCATCGTCCGACGATTCTCATGCTGGACGAGCCGACTATCGGTCTGGACCCACATGGAGCGCGGGCACTGAGGTCGCTGGTCAAGGAGCAATTGTGCGAGAGAGAGGGTGTCACGGTCCTCTATACAACCCACTACATGCAGGAAGCGGACGACATGTCCGACCGTGTGGCCATCATTCATCACGGCAAGAAGGTGGCGGAGGGTACGCCGTCTGAGATGCGCGCCAGGGCGGGCGACAACCGGGTAGTTGAGATGGAGGTTGGCGTCGACGGCGGGCGCGGAATCGCGGCGCTGAACGAGCACCCGATGGTTGAAAGGGTGCTGTCCGTTCGCGAAGAGGCCAACACGTCGTATGTCAGACTGCGAACGAAGGAGCCGCTGAGGTCGGTTGGACAATTGTCACTTGAGGAGCGATTGTCCGGCGTTGATGTCCGGTCAGTCAACCTCGTTCAGCCGACACTGGAAGACGCATTCATAGCGCTGACGGGGTCGTCCATATCCGACACTGGCGACGTGGAGTGATGTCCCCGTGTTGATGGAGGTCATAACGACCGCGAAGTATGGCCTGATCTCGGACAGGCGCTCATACGGCTGGATACTCACCACTACGATAGGACCGTTCTTCCTGATGGCTCCATTCGTGCTGATGGCTGAAAGCCTAGTCGGGCCGGGCGGGCGGTTCAACGAGCCGTTCTTCGAGGCGACTGGCTACTCCAACTACCTCGGGTGGCTGATCATCCCGCTCATAGCGTTGAACACCATGAACACGGTGTTCTCAAACGTATCGCAATCGCTACATGCCCAGAAGACATTCGGCACTCTCGAAAGGATTCTGGTATCGATGCAGTACCCGGCCTCGCTGCTAATCGGTCGCTGTATTTCCCACGGCACGTTTCTTCTATGGTTCGTCGGTGTACTCGCAGGGCTGTCGTTCCTGTTCCTCGGGCTCGAAGTGAACGTGGACGCGGCATCGGCCGCCGTGGTGATAGCCGCTCACCTGCTGGCCGTGTACGGGATGGCGTTCGCTTTTGCCAGTATGTTCCTGTGGATCGAGGACGCGTTCATCGTGCAGACAGCGCTGTCGAGGGTGTTGTTCGGCCTGTTCACCGGTGCGACCTTCCCGCTGTCGATCTATCCCGACTGGGTGGAGTGGCTGGCGCGTCTGATCCCGTTCACATGGGCATTTGACCTGGAGCGGCGGGCTTTTCTGCTGGCTGAGCCGTTACCCTCTATCGCTCCTGATCTGTCGATTTTGCTGGGGCTCACTTTGGTGTGGTGGATAATCGGCTACGGCTGCTTCAGGATCATGCTCAACTACTCCAAGCGAAAGGGAAGGCTGGGTATCTACTGATGATCGGCGACGACGGCCACCCTCAGAGCCGAGCGCGCGAGGTAGGATCTGCGATCTACACGATCGCGCGAAACGAGCTGCTGCTGCAGACCAGGTACCGGACGAAGTTCCTTCTGGACCTGTTCAGCCCGGTGCTCGCTCTCGCTCCGATCATGCTTACCGCGTACTTCCTGACATCCGGACGGGAGTCGGGCAACCTGGCGCAGTCGGTGGGACTGCCGGACCACTTCACGTTCATCATGCTGGGGTACATGGCGTTCGCAGCTCTGGGCGTGGGCAATCCGATCATGCACTACACAGGGTCAGCGTGGACGATGCGGATGCTTCAGGAGACGGGAGTGCTGGAGCGGAACCTGCTTGCCCCGATGCCCCGCGAGGCCCTGATACTCGGTACCGGCCTGTACTACGCCGTGTTATACCTGTTCCACGTCGCGTACGTTCTGGCGGCCAGTCTTATCTTTCTTGACCTGGACTTCGCACTGACGGCTTCAGGGATCGCGGTCGCCGGGGGGCTGCTGATCGCAATGTCGATGATGTCGATACTGCTGGGTTTTCTTATGGCGGCTGTTTCTCTCGTGATGCGTGACGGCTCGGTGGCGCTGCTGGTGATCCACAGACCGTTCCTTCTGCTGACGGGAGCGTACTTCCTGGTGGAGCTGCTGCCGCAGCCGTTCAGGTTCCTGGCGATGGTCAATCCGCTCGCGTACGCGATAGATGCATTCCGCGGGTCGCTTTCAAGTTCGACGCTGCTTCTGCCGCTGGCGGTGGAGTGTGTCATCGTCGTCGTGTCCACCGTACTGATTGGGATCGTAGGCATCTGGGTGTTCAGGCGGATACTAGACCGCCAACTCAGGACTGGGGAGCTGAGCATTTACTAGGTAGACGCCCTCAAGCAGGACGTGATGAGACACAACAGATTGCCGCATCGACGAACGGGGTCAGAGGTGCGAGAAAGTGGGCGAGCTTGTTGTGCACTGAATATGAGGCACGTTAGTACTCAACTAGAGCGGTGGCGGACATGCCGGACGCATGTTGCAGGCTATCAGGAGCCCCGCAGTCGTCTTAGCTCCTCTTCCAACTCGTGGACTCGTGCCTCGGCCTCTAAACGCCCGGCCCGCTCTTCATCTGCCCGGGCGCGCTCGTCGTCGAACGTTGGGATGTGAAGGCCAGTCTCCGGGTTGTACCATTCCAGCTGACCGTCGTGCCAGCGTATGTTAAGGTCCAGGACCTCGCTGTGGCCCTGATACGTGCCCTCAGACAGTTGATCTATCTGGATGGGCTCGTACACCCCGTTCACAAGCCGGTCCCCGGCCAGATGGACTCCGTGAAACTCTCCTGTCTCGTCGAAGCGCCAGTACTCGGGAATGCCCATAGCCGCGTACACGTCACGCTTCTCACCCGTACCCTCACTCCCAGTGGAGCGGGACGCTATCTCCAGCACGAAGTCCGGCGGCTTGCCCTGCTCTGAGATGACGTAAGCGTTTCTGCGATGGTAGGTGACGGGGTCCACGTCGAACGCGATGAGCAAGTCGAGACACTTCACCCCTGCCATGTTCCGTGTTGTCCTTAGACTGACGTAGCGCTCGCCGGCGACCAGCGTGGTTTCCGGGTTGCCGAGGTGGCGGATCAGGTGATGGACGCTGCCGGTTCGGGTGAGGTGTTCGAAGCTGGTCATGTCGTCGGGCTTTCGTTCCGGAGGGTCCGGGAAGCGGAATCCGCCGAGGACTTCTGTAGTCTTGGCTGTTGGGTAGGCGAGTATGCGCGGGTACCGGCGGGTTGTGGTGCCGATCGGTTCGATGTTGCTCTCAGGCCTCAATTATACCTCACGGTCACCTGAGCGGTCTGAGAGTTCGGGAGAGGACTTCTATCCCAGTGCTTCTACTGCGGCGGCTGTCTGTCGTGACTCCTCGATGCGCTGGAGTACCACCTGGGCGAGCTTCCGGGTGTCTTCTCGGTAGGTGACGGCGGGGTTTGCCTCGACCTTGGCGACCCATGCAGATGGCAGGCCGGACGCGCCGTGGAGCGCGCCGACTATGCTGCCGACCATCGTGGCTATGGTATCGGCGTCGCGTCCGAAGTTGGCGCTCCAGGTTATGGCGCGCACGGGGTCGCCCCCTGACATCGTCAGTATAGCAAGGGTCGCTGGGATGGTCTCCATCGAGTCTGCGAGCACGGTCCGCTGGTATGTGGCGTAGTACCGCTCTCTGAATGTTTCGTATGACGACGACTCTGCAGCCAGATCGAGCGCTTCGGCTATCGCCTGCTTTAGAGCGCCTGCGCTCACGGGCAGCAGGTAGCGAGTTGCGCCGTCGACCACAGACTCGATAGTCGCGTTGGCGTCGAATGAGGCAGCCACTGCGGCAGCCATCGAGCAGGCGGCGTCTCGGCAGTAGCCCGAGTTCCCGCCGTGGTGGATGAACGATGCCACGTCCAGCGTCTCCAGCACCGCCTGTCTGGGATTGCAGGCGTTGATGATGCCCATAGGGGAGATAGCCATGGCTGTTGAGGAGCTCTGCATGTTGCCCCAGCCAGCGTAGGCGGGGAGTTCGAGGCCCTGCTCGTACTTGTGGAAGGCGTTGCGCACGGGGATGAACCAGAGGTGCCGGTTCTGTTCCTTGAAGTCCTTGAACGACTGTGCGAAGTGGTCGACCGTAGGGTGGCCGTCGCTCTTGTATATGGCGTCAATGAGCTGACCGCGGATTGCGGTGTCGTCGGTGCCGACACCCTCGAAGTCGGTTACGCCATCGGGGCCATACTGCTCGATGATCTGCTCGTAGTGCATGCCCTCAGTGGGAGCGCCCATCGCGTCGCCAATGAGGCCTCCAAGAAGGCATCCGTAGATCTTGTCGGTAAGTTGGTCTGTGGGCATTTGTGAATCTCCGAGGACCGGCAACGTAATACGATCTGCCGAGAAGACTGTGCAGGTCGGATAGTGGAAGTGATTCTAGCAATCGGCGATTGGGATTGCATGTCCAGCTTTAAGCTGGCCCAAGCGGCCAGGCCCACATGATGAGGGGGATGGCTGTGGCGGTTATTACGATCACGAGGGGGAGACCCATTCTCCAGTAGTCTCCGAACTGATAGCCGCCGGGGCCCATGACGATTGTGTTGGACTGGTGGCCGATAGGGGACAGGAACGCGGATGACGCGCCTATCGCCACTGCCATCAGGAACGGGTCGGAGGAGGCTCCGAGGGTGTCCGCGACGCTAACCCCGATTGGCGCCATGAGGATCACGGCGGCGGCGTTGTTGATCACGGCGGACAGCAGCAGCGTGGTGATGAGTATGACGCCGATCATGGCCCACGGCGGGAGGAATCCTCCGAGGTCTGTGATGACTGTGGCTATCCTCGCTGCGCCTCCGGTGGTCTCCAGCGCCGCGCCTACAGGGATCATGGCGCCGAGCAGGATGATTACTGGCCAGTCTATGGCCTGGTATGCGTCCTGCAGGGAGAGGAAGCGGCTCATCAGTAAGACTGCCACGGCGGCCGTAAAGGAGATCTGTACGGGGAGTAGTTCGAGAGACGTCAGTAGGACTGCCGCAGCGAATACCAGCACTGGAAAGACGAGCCTGCGGGGCTGTCCGATTCGCAGCTCGCGTTCGGCGAGGGGGAGCAGTCCGAGCCTGGGCAGCGCGGCCTGTACCGCCTCGGTCTTCCCCTGGAGCAGCAGAACGTCTCCTGCACGGAACGTCATGTGGCCGAGTCTGCGAACGAGCCTGGTGCCTCGCCTGGACAGTCCCAGCAGGTTAACGCCGAACGCAGCGTGCAGGTGCAGGCCCCTGGCAGTTCTGCCCGCGGCCATGCTGTCCGGGCTGACGATGGCCTCCAGCGTGGATACGTCCTGTGAGCTGAGTGTCTGATCGATCTCCGACTCGATGTCCCTGGACCACTCGAGCTCGAAGCCTGTCCTGTCGATGAACGTCCAGATCTGGCCCGGATCGGCCTCGATGATGAAGATGTCGTTGGAGTCTATGATCTGATCGCTGGACGGTGCGCCGTAGACTACGCCTCGACGAAGCAGCCCCGCAATCACGACGTCTTCCTCGGCGAGCTCTTCGAGGTCGCCGAGGAGCATTCCAACGAATCGCGAGTCGGCGGGCACACGCACCTCGGTCATGTAGCCTTCGATGTCGAGAGTCTCACCCAGGGCAACTGGGGGGCGCCTTAGAGGGATCAGACGCCATCCTACCAGGGCAATGAACAGCACACCGGCTACGGTTACCCCGAGGCCGACTATCGTGAAGTCGAACATGTTGAATTGCATGCCGATTTCGTCATTGCGGAAGTTGGAGATGATGACGTTCGGCGGAGTCCCGATGAGGGTCGTCATGCCGCCCAGGAGGGATGCGAAGGCCAGCGGCATGAGAAACAGCGAGGCCGGATGTTTGCTCCTGCCGGACACCCTGACGGCCACAGGCATGAGGAGGCTGACGGCGCCGATGTTGTTCATGAACGCCGAGAGGAATGCCGACAGTCCTGACATCGCGCCTATCCGAAGACTCGCGTACTCGGGTATTCGCGAAAGCCATCCCGCAATCGAGTCAACGATGCCTGAGTTCTGCAGCGCTCGACTCAGTACCAGGACGGCGGCTACCGTAACGACCGCCGGATGGCCGAAGCCCTGGTAGGCCTCGGAGGGCGGCACGATTCCCACTATCGCCAGGATGAGCAGGGACAGCAGGGCGACGACGTCGTACCGCCACCTGGCCGTCACGAACAGGACGAGAGCGAGAATGAGGACTCCGAAGACAATAGCCTCATCCATCGGTCGAACGAGGGACCCC
This is a stretch of genomic DNA from Dehalococcoidia bacterium. It encodes these proteins:
- a CDS encoding SLC13 family permease → MDEAIVFGVLILALVLFVTARWRYDVVALLSLLILAIVGIVPPSEAYQGFGHPAVVTVAAVLVLSRALQNSGIVDSIAGWLSRIPEYASLRIGAMSGLSAFLSAFMNNIGAVSLLMPVAVRVSGRSKHPASLFLMPLAFASLLGGMTTLIGTPPNVIISNFRNDEIGMQFNMFDFTIVGLGVTVAGVLFIALVGWRLIPLRRPPVALGETLDIEGYMTEVRVPADSRFVGMLLGDLEELAEEDVVIAGLLRRGVVYGAPSSDQIIDSNDIFIIEADPGQIWTFIDRTGFELEWSRDIESEIDQTLSSQDVSTLEAIVSPDSMAAGRTARGLHLHAAFGVNLLGLSRRGTRLVRRLGHMTFRAGDVLLLQGKTEAVQAALPRLGLLPLAERELRIGQPRRLVFPVLVFAAAVLLTSLELLPVQISFTAAVAVLLMSRFLSLQDAYQAIDWPVIILLGAMIPVGAALETTGGAARIATVITDLGGFLPPWAMIGVILITTLLLSAVINNAAAVILMAPIGVSVADTLGASSDPFLMAVAIGASSAFLSPIGHQSNTIVMGPGGYQFGDYWRMGLPLVIVITATAIPLIMWAWPLGPA